Part of the Mesotoga infera genome, ATCCATATTCTGTTTTGCAATCGCGCCGACCATGAAGAGAAAAGGAATTGCCACCCAATTGCTGGAATATGTTTGCAAAGACTCGGCGGATGACGGTTTTGATTATATTGAGGCTTACCCCAACAAGAAGTTTGTGAATTCGTTTTCTGATTTCATGGGTCCGGTTGACATGTTTAAGAGGCACGGCTTTATCTCTTATGGAGAAACTGAACATAAGCTGGTAATGAGAAAACACTTGAAGTAACCAAACAAGCTAACCAGCCAATGGAGAACCGATTTCTTTGCTCTTGGCTAACTACCTACCACGAACAACGGCTCCGAAAAAGCATGTCCCTGCTTTCTGGGTCTAATGAATGTGGACAGAATGTCAAAACGGAGTCTGCCCCGAAAGACGAAAGAGAAGAGCTACTTCACGTGCGTATCGAACACGTCGTTTCCAAGTGAATCGATGGCAACGTACAGCGGGAAATCCTTGACCATAGTACTGAAGATAGCTTCTGCGCCAAGGTCTTCGAATGCCAAAACTTTCATACTCAAGATTGTACCTGCCAGAGCAGCGGCAGCCCCGCTGGGAGCCAAGAAGTAAACCCTTCCGTAATTCTTGCAGAGAGAGACGGCTATCCGACTTCTCTTCCCCTTACCAACAGTTGCCAGAACGCCCTTCAAATAGAGCATCTCCAGAAATG contains:
- a CDS encoding TRZ/ATZ family protein, which translates into the protein MKIEELRVGDELDYSGEFLVMRDAAQKRLSMMIEKNEELPINLDKRIVFYAGPAKSVNDLFGAIGPTTSNRMDSFLEMLYLKGVLATVGKGKRSRIAVSLCKNYGRVYFLAPSGAAAALAGTILSMKVLAFEDLGAEAIFSTMVKDFPLYVAIDSLGNDVFDTHVK